From a single Saccharomyces kudriavzevii IFO 1802 strain IFO1802 genome assembly, chromosome: 15 genomic region:
- the IDH2 gene encoding isocitrate dehydrogenase (NAD(+)) IDH2 (similar to Saccharomyces cerevisiae IDH2 (YOR136W); ancestral locus Anc_5.473), giving the protein MLRSNLFRNTSRRFLATVKQPSIGRFTGKPNPSTGRYTVSFIEGDGIGPEISKSVKKIFNAANVPIEWESCDVNPIFVNGLTTIPDAAVQSITNNLIALKGPLATPIGKGHRSLNLTLRKTFGLFANVRPAKSVEGFKTTYENVDLVLIRENTEGEYSGIEHIVCPGVVQSIKLITRDASERVIRYAFEYARAIGRPRVIVVHKSTIQRLADGLFVNVAKELSKEYPDIILETELIDNSVLKVVTNPSAYTNAVSVCPNLYGDILSDLNSGLSAGSLGLTPSANIGHKISIFEAVHGSAPDIAGQDKANPTALLLSSVMMLNHMGLTNHADQIQNAVLSTIASGPENRTGDLAGTATTSSFTEAVIKRL; this is encoded by the coding sequence ATGTTGAGAAGTAATTTATTCAGAAACACCTCGAGAAGGTTTTTGGCTACTGTTAAGCAACCTTCTATCGGAAGATTTACCGGCAAGCCAAACCCCTCTACAGGTAGATACACTGTCTCATTCATCGAAGGTGACGGTATCGGTCCtgaaatttccaaatctgtgaagaaaattttcaacgCAGCAAATGTTCCCATAGAATGGGAATCCTGTGATGTTAACCCCATCTTCGTGAACGGATTGACCACTATCCCTGATGCTGCCGTACAATCCATCACAAATAACTTGATCGCTTTGAAAGGTCCCCTAGCTACACCGATTGGTAAGGGTCACCGATCTTTGAACCTGACCTTAAGAAAAACATTCGGCCTATTTGCCAATGTTCGTCCTGCCAAGTCTGTTGAAGGTTTCAAGACCACCTATGAAAACGTCGATTTAGTTCTTATCAGGGAGAATACCGAGGGTGAATATTCTGGTATTGAACACATAGTTTGCCCCGGCGTTGTTCAATCCATTAAATTAATCACAAGAGACGCTTCTGAGAGAGTCATTAGATATGCCTTTGAATACGCAAGAGCCATTGGCAGACCAAGAGTGATCGTGGTACATAAATCTACTATCCAAAGATTAGCTGATGGTTTATTTGTTAATGTCGCCAAAGAATTGTCTAAAGAATACCCAGACATTATTTTGGAGACTGAGCTTATTGATAATAGTGTGTTAAAGGTCGTGACAAATCCATCTGCTTATACAAACGCTGTTTCTGTTTGTCCAAACCTATACGGTGATATCTTGTCCGATTTGAACTCTGGTCTGAGTGCCGGTTCACTAGGTTTAACTCCATCTGCCAATATCGGTCATAAGATATCTATCTTTGAAGCTGTCCATGGCTCTGCTCCTGATATTGCCGGCCAAGATAAAGCAAATCCAACCGCCCTGCTTTTGTCCTCAGTTATGATGTTAAACCATATGGGTCTAACCAATCATGCTgaccaaattcaaaatgcaGTTTTGTCTACTATAGCATCTGGTCCAGAAAACAGAACTGGTGACTTAGCTGGTACTGCCACTACTTCCTCTTTCACCGAGGCAGTCATCAAGAGATTATGA
- the SIA1 gene encoding Sia1p (similar to Saccharomyces cerevisiae SIA1 (YOR137C); ancestral locus Anc_5.474), whose protein sequence is MRLHNRRKVNFLRRILFILCIFLLYLSRDSLRLNTKNVFINPKIAEYNGGTIDDIQILRCYHWYRQCGSLYAPRLHPSTSAERVKDKSSVLWSRVSKNITVESLYSLQSGTFYNSYLYVHMKSFQGNSKNSIKELAMARDSALIPLQVLRDINKMVKSSDSSVFHNHVYRREKPTSSWWKLLFGISVDSDDIAVFGEEWVYKGSGIWCKFILNDDDNDPPIINLEIYLGSSFIESRPFWKEVIHEFHRNNMPSMPISITRKHETKNAHYKYPNKLPGSLEAPDKNNDALRLLQADEDYRITSSHIQYSWGQRSFKILQMTDFHFKCTDNSMSIINEIRTVNFIDRVLALEKPDLVVITGDLLDSQNSMDYQTCIMKLVQPMISNQVPYAISLGASDESNFATLSQIKDFIGNLPYAFNNIASKEGHMAIKVSFNKKLSKNALLEKRVDNNEETSPAEALFFVFDSFNPVNDFLLDYSDLIGKIDYGLAFQYFPLSEYRPRGLFPIIGQYNEKSTLTVETSRCKGEVSMTINGKHYESFLDILSLWNMKGVGCGHEHNNDCCLQSKNDMWLCYGGSAGIDLPRIEGIYPNVRLFNVDDIMDEITSWKRNSIIVDEVYDYQYIYKGE, encoded by the coding sequence ATGAGATTGCATAATAGAAGAAAGGTCAATTTTTTACGAAGGATACTTTTCATAttatgcatttttttactttatTTATCTAGGGATTCACTGAGattaaatacaaaaaatgtATTCATCAATCCTAAAATAGCAGAATATAATGGTGGAACGATAGAtgatattcaaattttacGGTGCTACCACTGGTACAGACAATGTGGGTCTCTATACGCCCCCAGGTTACATCCTTCTACTTCAGCTGAAAGGGTCAAGGACAAAAGCAGTGTTCTGTGGAGTAGGGTTTCTAAGAACATTACTGTGGAGTCACTATATTCTCTTCAATCTGGGACTTTTTACAATAGCTATTTGTATGTCCATatgaaaagttttcaaggaaactcaaaaaattccatAAAAGAGCTAGCCATGGCAAGAGATTCAGCATTAATTCCGTTACAAGTGTTGAGAGACATTAATAAAATGGTTAAATCGAGCGACAGTTCTGTTTTCCACAATCATGTGTACCGACGGGAAAAACCAACCTCGTCATGGTGGAAACTACTTTTTGGCATATCCGTCGATTCAGATGACATAGCTGTGTTTGGTGAGGAGTGGGTCTACAAGGGAAGTGGTATATGGTGTAAATTTATCCtcaatgatgatgataatgatcCGCCTATAATAAATTTAGAAATATATCTAGGTTCATCGTTTATTGAATCAAGACCTTTTTGGAAGGAAGTTATTCATGAATTTCATAGAAACAACATGCCTTCTATGCCCATATCAATCACAAGGAAACATGAAACCAAAAATGCACATTATAAATATCCCAACAAATTGCCAGGGTCCCTAGAAGCACCcgataaaaataatgatgcTCTAAGATTACTTCAAGCAGACGAAGATTACAGGATAACATCTTCCCATATTCAGTATTCCTGGGGGCAGagatctttcaaaattcttcaaatgactGATTTCCACTTCAAATGTACAGATAACAGCATGTCTATAATAAACGAGATAAGAACAGTGAATTTTATTGATCGTGTGCTTGCGTTAGAAAAACCGGATCTGGTTGTCATCACAGGTGATTTATTAGACTCACAGAATAGTATGGATTATCAAACTTGCATTATGAAGCTTGTTCAGCCGATGATTTCGAACCAAGTACCCTATGCAATTTCGCTGGGTGCTTCCGACGAATCAAATTTCGCCACGCTATCACAAATAAAAGATTTTATTGGGAATTTACCTTATGCATTCAATAACATTGCGTCAAAAGAAGGCCACATGGCCATAAAAGTTTCgtttaataaaaaattgtcGAAGAATgctcttcttgaaaaaagggTTGACAATAATGAGGAAACGAGCCCAGCAGAGGctttatttttcgtttttgaTTCATTCAATCCTGTGAATGACTTTCTGCTAGATTATAGCGATTTGATTGGGAAGATCGATTATGGTTTAGCGTTTCAGTATTTCCCTCTATCGGAATATAGGCCTCGTGGACTATTTCCTATAATTGGCCAATATAACGAAAAGTCCACTTTAACCGTGGAGACCTCAAGATGTAAAGGAGAAGTTTCGATGACGATCAATGGCAAACATTATGAAAGCTTTCTTGATATCTTGAGTCTTTGGAACATGAAAGGTGTCGGTTGTGGACACGAACACAATAATGATTGTTGCTTACAATCTAAAAACGACATGTGGTTATGTTATGGCGGGTCCGCTGGTATAGACTTGCCGAGAATCGAGGGTATCTATCCAAATGTTAGATTGTTTAATGTAGACGATATCATGGATGAAATAACATCGTGGAAAAGGAATAGTATTATTGTTGATGAGGTTTACGATTATCAGTATATTTATAAGGGAGAATAA
- the RUP1 gene encoding Rup1p (similar to Saccharomyces cerevisiae RUP1 (YOR138C); ancestral locus Anc_5.475), which translates to MMDNQAVKSLLEMGIPHEVAMDALHRTGGNLEAAVNFIFSNELPEQADTGGEGGAGQPRISENRMMAGSNSYDVPNSGDQEDIDMADVAGGEADYDDEDDEDITENHSGSSSSNERGPAARDYDHYSISETSIAPPSYNIVQQNEFKCAVDDPTVVLPLPLNSLIESYFGLFALLVSVYFPHVFLKPDFQDLNYSPDWFKGSSFTGPKYRLAYREADDGSATSEIVLASGSSDDLQPRLLWQLQKLISVINTRMCERAFVSARLFTLSLEPQLKSKLADSEHLYEVLPTFIKSLAVDLEMCPGIRDRETRNLFISSALHTPNKNEPPMETFLSLFHFLPEEYDSNLYKMFNVLLYPEEENDEEDATRNGGGGQEDEEFAEPENTLKEVAPVLTILFNELETNTESMTLPNGVDIPLEFYPQLYTKRCKDQLIRHVISKRKQARIRSRTLLQEINNLKSYQGKNISTVLESTLAYLQASPNDANNKAARQIASLKDTLNSTRSAKMEEYKDLASKVHGEWDLSHPETHIIKTAKQLRLIENPYILTLAALSPYSYFLRNRNGVWSWVQSNALGTEFKIKNCPSPSVVQEAIKHGTKYASETPLMFIYCEEGKIPTEEEVSKALQNNTGCSKFAKDDENSLRTLRSHFNDDNDNTDQGTGNINNNNDNDNDNDNDFDSDI; encoded by the coding sequence ATGATGGACAATCAGGCTGTGAAGTCATTGCTGGAAATGGGCATCCCGCACGAGGTGGCTATGGACGCTCTGCACAGGACCGGTGGCAACTTAGAGGCTGCGGTGAACTTTATCTTTTCGAATGAGCTACCGGAACAGGCGGATACGGGTGGTGAAGGTGGTGCAGGCCAACCCAGGATTTCTGAGAACAGAATGATGGCGGGCAGCAACTCGTATGATGTTCCGAACAGCGGCGACCAGGAGGACATTGATATGGCGGATGTGGCTGGTGGCGAAGCTGATtacgatgatgaagacgacgaAGACATAACAGAGAATCATAGTGGCTCTAGTAGCTCCAATGAGCGCGGCCCCGCGGCTCGGGACTACGATCACTACTCAATATCGGAGACATCCATTGCCCCGCCCTCTTATAATATAGTGCAGCAGAACGAGTTCAAGTGTGCTGTGGACGACCCCACTGTCGTGTTACCGCTGCCCTTAAATTCGCTGATAGAGAGTTATTTCGGCCTGTTTGCACTGCTTGTGTCCGTGTACTTTCCCCACGTGTTCTTGAAACCGGACTTCCAGGATCTAAACTACAGCCCGGACTGGTTCAAAGGCTCGTCCTTCACGGGGCCCAAGTACAGACTCGCTTACCGCGAGGCAGATGATGGGTCTGCCACTTCGGAAATTGTGCTGGCCAGCGGCTCCAGTGATGACTTACAACCGCGGCTGCTGTGGCAGTTGCAAAAACTCATCTCTGTGATTAACACACGGATGTGCGAAAGGGCGTTTGTTTCGGCCAGGCTTTTCACGCTGTCTTTGGAGCCACAATTGAAGTCCAAGCTGGCCGATTCGGAGCATCTTTACGAAGTGCTCCCCACGTTCATCAAGTCCTTGGCTGTGGATTTGGAAATGTGCCCCGGGATCAGGGACCGGGAAACAAGAAACCTTTTCATATCTTCTGCCTTACACACGCCGAATAAGAATGAGCCGCCAATGGAGACTTTCTTGTCTCTGTTCCACTTTCTTCCCGAGGAATACGACTCCAACCTGTACAAGATGTTCAATGTTTTGCTGTACcctgaagaagagaatgatgaagaggatgCAACTCGCAATGGCGGCGGTGGACAGGAGGATGAGGAGTTTGCGGAACCCGAGAACACTTTGAAGGAAGTGGCACCCGTGTTGACAATATTGTTCAATGAACTGGAGACAAATACTGAGTCAATGACTCTTCCTAATGGTGTGGACATACCCCTGGAGTTCTATCCACAACTCTACACTAAGCGGTGCAAAGACCAATTGATAAGACACGTCATTTCCAAACGAAAGCAGGCTCGCATTAGATCCAGAACCTTGCTTCAAGAGAtcaacaatttgaaaagttaTCAAGGTAAAAACATATCCACCGTATTGGAGTCCACGCTAGCGTATTTGCAAGCGAGCCCAAACGATGCCAATAATAAGGCTGCAAGACAAATCGCGTCGTTGAAAGACACGTTAAATTCTACGAGGTCTGCCAAAATGGAGGAATACAAGGACTTGGCTTCTAAGGTGCATGGAGAATGGGATCTTTCGCATCCGGAGACCCATATAATCAAGACTGCAAAGCAACTAAGACTGATCGAAAATCCATACATCCTCACATTGGCAGCACTATCACCATATTCGTACTTCCTCAGGAACAGGAATGGTGTATGGTCTTGGGTACAGAGCAATGCGTTGGGCAcagaattcaaaataaaaaattgtcCGTCACCTTCCGTCGTTCAAGAAGCCATCAAGCATGGAACGAAATACGCAAGTGAAACACCGCTGATGTTTATATACTGCGAGGAGGGTAAAATCCccactgaagaagaagtctCGAAAGCCTTGCAAAACAATACCGGCTGTTCAAAATTTGccaaagatgatgaaaattcgTTGAGAACCTTGCGTTCGCATTTCAACGATGACAATGACAATACTGACCAAGGCACCGGCAAcattaataataataacgatAATGACAACGACAACGACAACGATTTCGACTCTGATATTTAA